The Leptospira ryugenii genome includes the window AAAAAGGCATTTGAGCCCTCTCCACAAACAGAAACCTGACTTGTACTGGTTAATAATCCAGCTCCAATTAGGCCAGTTGTACTAGTTCCCCCGATCGCACCTTGCAAAACTGTTCGCTTTGTAGTGTTACCGCCATAAATACATAGGCCGAGTAGAGAGGTTGCGCGATCGTCTCCACGACCATCTCCAAGCAATAAAGATTGAGCTCCACCGTTTGTTGTAGGTAGTTTTCCACCTCCCAGAGCTTGAGAGATTCCTTGTCTTGCTCTGAATGAGTTGTTACAAGCTACTGCATCTTGAATATTTCCTGCCGTTGCGGTTGTAATATACGAGTCTTGGTCAATAGTTGTTAACTGAACTGCAGCTTGATAGGCATTTGCTGCTTGACCGTTCGTAGAAAACGAATACGCAACTTCTGCGGGAGAAGTAAGTGGCTTTCTCAATGATTCAGGCGCATCAGCTGTCACACCATATCCAAAACCGTAAGCATCGCAACTAATCACCTGTTGTACACTTAGATTTGTTCCACCATAGAACGCAGTCTCGGATGACGATGACGTACTAGTAGGATATTCTTTCCCTAGTTTATTGATTGGCATTAAGTTACCAAATCCCTGAGAAACCAAAGCCCCGAATTTAGGATACATACCTTCTGGAAGAATAGTCGCGGTTACGTTTATTCCAGCGCCCGCAGTGGTAGGAACTCCATTTGTTGGCGTATTGAAAATGTTTCCCCCTGAGAGAGTAATCAACTCAGTCGAAGGTGTACCTCTAAATAAATACTTTGCTAACATAGTAGGGAACGTCGATCCTGGCTTACGACAATCAGGATTGTTCACTACAGAATTGTAGGTAGCAATGTTTGCTGTGATGTCTGCAGCCCTAGTGGCAGTTGTTAATCCAGATAACGAGCAGGAAGTTCTTGGGATTCTCGCACATGCCATTACACCTGTTCCAGGCAATTGTTGAAGCGCTTGAAGAGATACACCAAACGTTCCGTTATCCATGTTAGTTTTCACTGCAGCAAGTCTTGTGTTTCTCAACGATGTTGTCCAAGCAGTTCCATTGTCTAAGAAAAAAGCGCGGAATTTTTCCTCATATCCAAGCAATCCGAATTGAGTAGTGTTGAGATTTGAACCCGTTGCCGCATTGTAATCTGCCAAAGTAAATCCAGCTCCACCCAAATTATTGACTGTGTTAAAAAGTATTGATCCGTAGTATAATCCCGCACCGTTTACATTTAACAAACATGCACCGCTCGCAGCCGAGGCAATTGTACTTGCTAATACAGCAGCTAAAGCAGGCTCGTCTTTGATTTTATCAGGATGGCAAGCTGTGAAAGTTAGGGAGCTAACTAGCGCTATACCTGTAAGTTTTAAAATATGTCGTTTCATTAATATCTCCTAGATTATAACTCGAGTTTGTATCCGACTCGGTAAGTCTGACCACCGACGATCACTGGGTATGCAGCTATAGGAGCAATCGCGGATGCACCACCAACCGATTGTGTACCACCTGTTCCCATTCCACCAGAAAGGATAGTTTCTAGTTCAAAGAATACGTGTCCTTTTGCAGCCACTTTTGTTTGGGCTCCTACGATCCAGTTCAAACCGAATCCAGAAGAACCGAATTTAATGTTCTCTTTGAAGATCCCTGGAGTTGGAGCATCTGATAGAAAGGAACCACCAGGACCAGCCAAACCAGGAAAAAGATTACGCAAAGTATCGCCATCCACAGTTCCCGCAACGCCCCACTGTCCTTTGTAGTAGTTCACACCTGCTCCGACATAAACTGCAGTGTCATTCGCTGCGTTGTACAATTTTACACCAATATAGGCTGGGATTGTGTAGGCAGTATAGGACCATTCTTGTTGTAACCACTTGTAACCTGCAACAGTAGACTCAGTGTAACCACCGGATGCTTTTGTCGTGTAGTTTACATTGACTCGGTAGAATAGCGAGTTAAAACCGAAAAGGCCTTCTTTCTCGTATCCAACGTTAAAGTTGATACCGATCATAGCACCGTTAGTTTTTGCACCAACGAAGCCATTTGTGGATCGATTCAATCCAGTCAAAGTGTTTTCTGCGTAGATGGCCTGTTGTGTTCCACCAGTTACGTTTCCTTGTGAGTCGCGAACAGGTCTAGACGAGTCTAGTCCGTCTTTTAAAATAGTTCCGCCCAATCCTGCTAAGTCAAATTGGCCACCAAGACCAAAAGTGACGTAAGAACGAGGTCCTGTTTGTGCGCTGAGGCTCGTAGCAGCAGCTACAAACAAAATCCCCATAATTCCGATGCGAAGTGATTTCAACATTCGATGGTTACTCCTTGTGAGTTTGTTTCCTAATATTGTTTTTTTTTGAGGGAGCAACCCAACGGAAGTTAAAGGCATGGTTCCCACAATGGGAAAAAAATTAGACGCTTTGAAAATTTCTGTCAAATAAAATTGTTAAAAGAGAGAGAATTTTGTGTTTTCTGTGGAATTTTGTGACGCAATGCACTAAAACCCTAGGTGTAGCACAAAAAAGGCATTCCGAGGATTTGTGAGCTAAGGAACATAAGTTTTTGCCCCCAGGTTTAGCGTTTCGGCAAATTGAACAGCGATCAGAAAGGCTTATGTCACATAGATTAGCGTCCCCCATCCCAATTTGGGTGGGGGGATGGATCGTGGGAAGTTTGCCCCCCTTCCTAGCCTCTCCCTATCAAAATCCTGGATCGGAGTCAAGTCTCAGATTTAAATTTTTTCTTTATGTTCGCACTTTTCGTGGGGTCTTGTGGACTGGAAGGAATGAAAGCTTTTCTAGTCCTACAAAATGGTGAAATCTTTGAAGGTGAGTCCTTTGGAGCAGAGGTGGACTCACTAGGAGAAATTGTCTTCAACACTGCAATGGCTGGCTACCAGGAGATTCTTACCGATCCGTCTTACAAAGGCCAGATGATCAATCTAACCTACCCTATGGTTGGCAACTATGGTATCTCCCCTGAAGATATGGAGTCTGATAAAATCCATGCATCTGGGCTTATCGTCAAAGAATATGTGCCAAGGCCTTCTAATTATAAATCTAAGGAAACTTTATCTGATTTTTTAAAGAGATTTTCGGTTCCAGGCATTCAAGGGATTGACACTCGGCGTTTAACGCGCATGATACGAAACTCTGGGGCGATGTCCGCAGGAATCTTTATCAAAGAGAAATATTCACCTGAGTTTTTAGAAAAGGTAAAGTCCGCGCCGAGTATGGTCGGTGCAGATCTTGCAAAGGTTGTTTCTACAAAAACAAGTTATCAATTTGGAAACCATTCGGCTGATAAGTTTAATTTAGCCGTTTATGATTTTGGCGTTAAGTGGAACATACTTCGCTTATTGGACGGCAACGGATTTAATATCACTGTTTTTCCTGCTGAAACGCCCGCGTCAAAAATCCTAGACCAAAACTTTGATGCATATTTCTTGTCGAATGGACCTGGAGATCCGGAACCACTTTCTTATGCGATCCAATCGGCAAAACAAATCATAGATGCAAAAAAACCACTATTTGGGATCTGTTTGGGACACCAAATCATAGGCCTTGCGCTCGGCAAAAAGACAGGAAAGCTCAAATTCGGACACCGTGGTGGTAACCATCCCGTTAGAAATGAAGAAACCAAACGTGTTGAAATCACTAGCCAAAACCACGGCTTTCACGTATTAGGTGAATCGACAACGGATATGCCAGTGACTCGATTAAATTTATTCGACAATACGGTAGCGGGTCTGAAAAAAAATGGTTTACCTTTGATGGCAGTTCAGTATCATCCAGAGGCTTGTCCTGGTCCACATGATTCTCAATACCACTTTAAAGAGTTTTATGAAATGGTCAAATCTCACAGGGCAAATCATTAGGAGTGAATATGAACCACGAAGAAGATAAAAATTTTTGGGGGATCCCGTATGCAACGGAGATTTCTGCTGAAGCATTTTTGAAAGACATTTGGGACCCAAGTACAGAAGAGATCGTGAAACCAAAACAATTTTTAGGAATTGGTTGGGGGATCAACTTACACGCTATCGCCAAAAAAACAGGTATCCTTAGATAAGGTTTCCGACATTTATTCCCGAGAGAGTAAAAAACGATTTAGTTTTTCTCTTCCTCTTTGGTTTAAATGTGTAAAGTCTTTGAAATCCTCTGGCTGGTCCAAAAGGTCAGCCGGAACGTTGATCCACTTGTCGCATGGAATCTGTTCCTTGCTTCTTTTCAGAGTATCTCGCAAATGAAACCCCTTCATGTCTGCTTCGAGCGCAGGTGAAAAAGGTAAATCCAAACAGACTACTTCTACCTTTCTTTTATGAGCCTGGAGTATCAATTCCTGGAACAATTGAAGTGAGATTTCTCTTGGTTTTGCAAATGCTTGTGAACTTCCCTTAGGAAAGGGGTTATCTCTGGAAAGACTTGGTTCTTCTAATGACAGTTCAGCGAAATGTTTCCAAGTCCATGCTTTGTTTTGGAAAACTATTTCAGAGATAAAATTTGATTCTACAAATCTTGATTTCAATAAAGACAGACCTTTGAATGAGCCACCAACACCATGAGCAGTCGATTCTGCATCATAGCCTGAAAATGAACCATCCACCAAACCAAGAATAGACGCATAATTTTGATTTAATTTCAAATAAGGAAATAAGGTGTTCAAAAACTTCCAAACAAAATTTGAGGGAGATCGAAAGTATGCTTTGCGCAGATACTGGTTTTTGAGGACGGAAAAGTTCCAAGTATCAAAGTCTAAAAAAAGTTTCTCATGCGCGTCTGAGACTGAATTTTTGGAGAGCGATATTGGCGAAACATTTATGTATATTTTTTTCAAATGTCTCAAGTGAGTGCCTTTCGATAAATAAAGATTCAGCATTCCTTCTGGTTGTTCACTCGGTCTCGCAAAAGAAATTACTTTGTCTAGCGCAAGTCCTTCCCTTTGAGCAACAAGGCTTGGATCTAGACCACTAATGATTTGGCTATCACCCAAGATTAGTATCTCTTCCATTCCACTCAGTTCTTTTTTGGATGAGTAATACCAATATAGTGATGTGACCTCAACACCTTTCACAAGTATATCAAAGGAAAGATGCATAACCAGTGAGGCCAAGAGGAAGAAAAAGGAAATACTTCGTAGATTCATAAAGATTAAAATTGGAAATAAAAGAATTCTTGTTTTTCAAATGGGGCGACTAAACAAAAAACTAAGAATAAGATACTCGCCATACTTAAGAATACATAAGGCCTTTCATTTAGGAAGAAATCTACTTCCTTGGTCTGTTTGCTCCCTTGCCAGAGATCAAACAAAAGTAAAGGTAAGCAGTAGAGTGAAACTTGGAGCCAATTGGAATGTATGTCTGGTAAGGAAAGCAGATTAGAGAAAAGGGAAACCAACTGCTCGGCGCTCTCCACTCGAAATAGCAAAAGTCCGAATGAGAAACTGAAAAAGGTAAAGAAGATTCCCATCGTTTGAATGAAATAAGAACTTCCAATGTAAGATAAAAATCCTGATACTTTTATCAAATTATAAAGAACAATACAAAAGCCAAGATACAAACCCCAAATCAAGTATCCATAAGTAGCACCATGCCAAAGACCTCCCAATAGCCAAACAATCATTATGTTGACATTTTGCAGCACAAAACCCTTTTGGTTTCCACCCAAAGGGATGTATACATAATCACGAAGCCAAGTAGATAAAGAAATATGCCAGCGTTTCCAAAACTCAGAGGGATTAGAGGAAAAAAAAGGTCTGTGGAAATTATTCATGAGCTGGAAGCCTAGAATATTTGCGAGACCTCGTGCACAATTTGAATAACCAGAAAAATCTGCATATACTTGGAATGCAAATGCAGGTGCCACAATCCATATATATCCACTTCCCCAGGAATCAGTGCGGGAAAGCGATTCATCTACAAACTTCGCAAGCGGATCAGCTATGGCAGCCTTACAAAATACTCCCCACAGGAATAATGCGATTCCATTGTATACCAACTCACTACTGATACGTCGATTTGATTCCAATTGAGGGATCAACGAATTTGGTCTCTCAATGGGACCGGCCAATAGAAGTGGAAAAAAAACATCATACACAGCAAAAGAAACAAAGTTCTTAGTTGCTTGTATTTTTTGGTTCTTAACTTCTATCAAATAACTAATATTATGAAATGTGTAAAAGGAAATGCCAACCGGTAATAGTATTTCGGGTTTCCAAATAGAAAATGATGTATCTATATTTTTCAAAATGTCTTCAAGGATTCCGAGTGTAAACATCATATACTTGAAAAAACCAAGTAATGATAGATTGATAACAATCCCAATTGTCGTGGTGCGGCTCCTAGATTGAGCTTCCGTTTGATTTGAAATTTTCAATCCCCAGAAAAAATTGAAAACTATGGAAGCGAATAGTAGTCCACTCATCTTCCAGTTCCACAAAGAATAAAAGAAAAGTCCGTATAGTAATAATAGAATATTTTGATGTTGTCTTTTTAGGTATTTATAGACTAAAAAAAAGATAACAAAGCTAAAAACAAATGGTAAGGAGTTGAACAACACAATTCAAACTACGCTTCTTCGATCATTTCCATGAACTGATTTTTATCTTTTGTATCGACTGGGTAAGTTAGGCTCAAAACTCGATAGGTTGGCTTAAAGGTAGGACTGAAGAATTCTTCTTTTTTACCGATGGATGCTTTGATTTTTTTCATCACAACCTCTGCTTCTTCTCTATCTTTACCATGCAATACCACTGCAAATTTTCCCTGGCCGACTCTTGTGAAAAAATCATATTCACTTATCTGTTCTAAAATAGTCTTTCTTAGTAAATCTGCATATCGTGCAAATTTCCCTGCACCGAAAAGCTGTGTAATCCTCGCGATATTTTGAATTTTAAACATTACGACAGTGAATGAAATTTTAAGGCTCTCCGCCTTCTCAATTTCAGATAAAATTCTTGATTCTAAAGGATTAAAAGGATTTCGATAAAGAGCCTCTTTTTCAGAAAGTATTAAGAGATTTGCAAATACAGGAGCCGAAGTTTCCATAATCGCGACAGCAATATCTCGACTAACATCGGTCCATGGTTTCGATGTTGAATGTACAACGACCATTCCAACTAACCAATTCAGGTTTATTAAAGGCAAGATGGTAAACTCAGACATAATGGCAAGTTCATCATTCGTAAAAATTGATTTAAGCTCCGAGTCATCTCGAAAATTTTCTAGGCGATAAACTCCCGAAATATTGGAAATCATTCCAACGATGTCGGAGTCTTTACTCAGTTTAAAATCCTTTGCTCTTTCCGGGAGAATAAAGTTGGATCCGAATACCACATAATCTGATTGCTTTTCGGAATCTAGAATCAGAAAAGAAAATTGTTTTACGCCGAGTTTTTTCTTGAGATTTTCAGAAAGCAAATCATATGCTTCATCTAACTTTCGAACAGAGGCAAAATCTCTTGCCGTTTTCAAAACTGATTCATTGATCTCAATAACTTCTTTTAAATGTGATGTCTCCTCAGTCTTTTCTTCCAGTTCAGAAACTCGTTCAAATACAGATCCGGCAATTTCACCTACAATTTTGACAAATTCCAGATCATCTACGATGTATTCCTCATCATTGATTAGGCGACCAAGTGAAATCATACCATAACATTTTTCTTTGTGTCTGATCGGTGCGAGGATTTCGGACTCCATTTCTCCCAAGATTTTGGATTCCTTCTCTGGTAATTTTCTCTGCAAAAGATCACCAGCATACATAACGGTATCCGTTTCCCATAATCTTTGGTACACTTCGTCTCCAGACAAAAATGACCAGTGGTCTTGCAAATCGACACCTTCCGCATTTAAGGCGTCCCAACGCATGCTATCTTTTTGTGTAGAGCTTAGGATAACGACAGAAGAACAACCGACTTGTCCCATGATGCTATAAGCTAGATTCTCGAAGAACTCAGCAAAATCCTTGGAGGCCGCAATTTCTTTGGTAATTTCAAAAACGGCTTGGTAGTTTTCGATTCGTTTTTTGGAAGCAATATAACTTCCCATAGGTGCCGTAGAAAAATCAGATTCATCATCAAAGAGAAACTGTTGTTGAGTGGGCGCTTTATCCTCTTCTACTGGTTGAATGGGTTGTTTTGCCGCTTCTTTCTTAGCATCGTTTTCCCATTCGTCAAACAAATCAACTTCGGGAAGTGGTGCTTCATCTACAGTCTCTATTAAAGATTCAGGTTCTTCGAGAGANNNNNNNNNNNNNNNNNNNNNNNNNNNNNNNNNNNNNNNNNNNNNNNNNNNNNNNNNNNNNNNNNNNNNNNNNNNNNNNNNNNNNNNNNNNNNNNNNNNNNNNNNNNNNNNNNNNNNNNNNNNNNNNNNNNNNNNNNNNNNNNNNNNNNNNNNNNNNNNNNNNNNNNNNNNNNNNNNNNNNNNNNNNNNNNNNNNNNNNNNNNNNNNNNNNNNNNNNNNNNNNNNNNNNNNNNNNNNNNNNNNNNNNNNNNNNNNNNNNNNNNNNNNNNNNNNNNNNNNNNNNNNNNNNNNAGAGATTCTGGTTCTTCGGTGTTCGAATGGTCTTCAAACTCTCCAAGTCCATCTAAGTGCGTAAGGTCAAATTCTTCTTCACCATCGGGACTGGGAAGGTCGTCTGAAATTTCATCGACGAAAGCATTCTGCTGGTCGTCTTCGATCCAATCTGATTCTTGCTTTGTGTTAGGTGAAGAGATGGCTTCTTCACGGAATCTAGTTGCTTTTTGCAATAGGGAATTTGCTTTCGGAACCTCCTCCTCTTTCCTGGAAGAGGCTCCTACTGATTTGACAATTTTCTCGGCCTTATCGAGAAGTCCCATGTCACAACCCTAGTTCTTTCATTAATTTCTTGTAAAGATCAAAGTATTGTGATTTGGAGAATTCTTTTATCACATCGTCCGGTAGATTACCAAGTAAATTATCTAAATATCCTAGTACTTTCTTTCTGTCGGCAACTGACAATTCTTGGCCAAACTCAGAATCCAAGTCTGTGTCTGCAAGGCTTTCGGTTTTTTTAGCAGGTTCTTCAGAGGCACGCAATTCCTCCAAAGGAGATAATTTTCCATCTAATGCATATTCATCGAGATCAATAAAAACAGGTTCTGATAGATCTGAGGATAGAGTAGGCTCTGATGCAATACCTCCCTCTTCCCCATCGGAAAATTCGATTAAGTCATCGTGCTCAACGAGATCTGGTTTATCGCCGAAGGATGTACCTGCGCTCGTATCTTCCATCTCTGCAGGCAGATCGAAACTGGTATCTTCCATAGGGAGTTCTGCAATATCGGCTAAATCTTCTCCCGGAATTTCCTCACCTAACAGATCATCAATTTTTTCAACGGAAACCGTTTCAGTCGGTTCTTCGTTTTCATGAACTTCTTCTTCACCAGCTGTGATATTCTCTAACTCTTCCATAGAGAGAGCTATGGATTCATCTTCCACATCTTCATCTGAGAATTCTGGTTTTGTTATCTCTTCTTCATAAGGAAGAGGTGCTCTGTCCAAACTATCGACCAACTCTTCATCAGCAGCTTCCTCTGCATCGCCTGCAATTGATTCAAGCTCTTCCATAGAGAGAGCGAGTGGGCCTTCATCTTCTTCTAGATCTCCCTCTAATCCCGCACCTGGAACACTATCTACTTCATCATCTGGTTCCTGGTCTTCATCCTCACCGAAAAGATCAAATGAGGACTCTTCTTCTTTTGACTCCTCATCGCCAAGACTCAAATCAGGAATTTCATCTACTTCAAGAATTGCATCATCAGAAACAGAATCAATGTCTTCTTCCTCAATTTCTTCAGAACCAATGATATTTCCAAGCTCGTCTGGGCTTAAAGTAATTGTTTCATCTTCAGGTTCTTCATCTAAGATATTGAGTGAAGATTCTTCTTCTGATTCACCAGCTATATTTTCAAGTTCATCAAAGGATAATGTAATAGGTCCTTCCTCTTCTTCTTCAGAAGGGTTTTCTGCTGATTCAAAGGAATGTTCCGATGGTTCATCATCAAAACTAGGCAATTCCTCTGTTTCTAAGAACTCTTCTTCGCTTCCTAAGGACTCTTCTAAGCTCTCGCTATTGGCACCGAGAATGTCACCTAACTCTTCATCGGATAATGTTAGGTTTTCATCTTCTTTTGCCTGACCAAAAAGTTCTTCTTCCTCCGGGTCGCGAAGTGGTTTAAAATCAGACTCTACTTCGTTTTCATCGTCATCTAAGATTAGGTCAGGAGCTCCGTTTTCCCGGAAGCTTAATTCTGTATCAACTTCGCTATCATCGAAATCTAAATCTAGGTCTGCATGGTGATCAGATAGGTCGTGTTCATCTTCTATGGAATTGTCCGGAAGAAATACAACCTCTTCTTCGCCTTCCTCATCCAAGTGCATGGGTTCCATGGTTTCTAAATCGCTATCTACCGGTGCTTCATCTTCTTCGATAAGTCCACCAGTGATGTTCTCCAGTTCTTCCATAGAAAGTGCAATTGGTCCTTCGTCTTCATCGGAAGGAGAGAACTCGGATGGCTTTGCTTGTTTATTCGAAAGAATACCATCCTCACCATTTAGAATTGCTTCAATTTCTTGGTCTATATCAATAAGATCATCATCAAACTCTAGTTCAAGGTCATCATCTGATGAAGGAACAGTTTCTAAAGTGTTTTCTGTTTCCAGAAATTCAGGATGAACATCGTGATCATCTGGCAAAACCGGATCTTCTTCACCTAACAAGTTTAAGTCAGAATCTAAATCTATGTCCAAAAGATCGTCATCGGAATCAGCTGATGACAATACCAAATCACTTATGCCCTCTTCATCATCATCGAAAGAGGCAACATCATCTAGGCTAGGCGGCTCAATACCTGGGGATTCTTCAAGATCATCATCACCTAAATCAAAATCATCAAGATCAAGTGAAAATGCATCTTCATCTAGAATAGGTTCTAGATCATCCAAGTCTTCATTCTTTTTATTATCTTGATCCGCCATTCGTCCCGATTACCGTTTCCCCAAATCTAAAGCCTGTCCATCAACTAACAGCTGATTGAGGCCATTTTCCTCAATTTTAACAGATGCACCAGGGAGTAAGCCCCCAGCTTTTTCTATCAAATCCCTACCCGTAGAGCCTGATTCCAAGTTATAAACCCCTGGATGTTTGACAGGACCTTTGATGCTTACCTCAATCATTTCTGGGGTATATATATGATTTCTAATTTCTGGGTGTTCCTTCAAGTAAAATGCAAAGCAGCTTACAATAAGACCTGCCACTAAGTATTTTGTAATTTTTAGAAACAAAGGAACCCCCCTCCCCTATAATTTCGGCAGCTGGGGGGTAAAAAAATTAACGTTCGTGAAGTAAAATGCGCAGTTTTGCTTTCTTTAGCAAATTTTCTTTTTCTTTTGAGGAAGGAAGTGCCTCTGCCTCTTTGAGAAGCTCGAGTGCGTGGTCGTGGGTGATATCCTCTTCAGAATCACCACCCTCGGTGAGAACCCGGATTTTGTTTTCCTGGACCTCACAAAAACCTCCATCAATGGCAATGCGAAACTCTTGGTTGCCATTATGGAGTTTGATCAGACCCATTTCAAGTTGCGAGACCAAAGGGGCATGGCCAGGAAGGATTCCAAAATAGCCCACCGCTCCAGGGAGAATGACGGATTGAGCCTTTCCCTGGTATAAGATCTTGTCAGGTGAAATGATGGTTAAGGTAATGCTTTTTTCCATGTCGTTAGACCTGGTTAACCTTTGAGCTGTTTTGCAGCCTCAATCACTTCGTCTATGGAACCAACCATATAGAAAGCTTGCTCTGGAAGGTCATCGTATTTACCTTCGATGATTCCTTTGAATGATCGAATCGTATCCGCTAATTTAACATACTTTCCAGGTCTTCCAGTGAAGACTTCCGCAACGGAGAATGGTTGAGAAAGAAATTTCTCAAGTCTTCTTGCACGGCTAACGAGGATCTTGTCATCTTCCGATAGCTCATCCATACCTAAGATAGCAATGATATCTTGGAGGTCTTTGTATCTTTGGAGAATCCTTTGGACTTCTCGGGCAACAGAGTAATGTTCATCACCAACGATGGCAGGGTTCATGATCCGAGAGGTAGAATCGAGTGGGTCGACCGCTGGGTAGATCCCTTTCTCAGAGATTGCTCGAGAAAGAACCGTCGTCGCATCCAAGTGTGTAAAAGCAGTAGCTGGAGCTGGGTCCGTTAAGTCGTCGGCAGGAACGTAGATGGCTTGCACGGAAGTGATCGATCCTCTGGTTGTAGAAGTAATCCTTTCTTGGAGTCCACCCATTTCAGTTGAGAGAGTCG containing:
- the atpC gene encoding ATP synthase F1 subunit epsilon; its protein translation is MEKSITLTIISPDKILYQGKAQSVILPGAVGYFGILPGHAPLVSQLEMGLIKLHNGNQEFRIAIDGGFCEVQENKIRVLTEGGDSEEDITHDHALELLKEAEALPSSKEKENLLKKAKLRILLHER
- a CDS encoding diguanylate cyclase domain-containing protein, translating into SLEEPESLIETVDEAPLPEVDLFDEWENDAKKEAAKQPIQPVEEDKAPTQQQFLFDDESDFSTAPMGSYIASKKRIENYQAVFEITKEIAASKDFAEFFENLAYSIMGQVGCSSVVILSSTQKDSMRWDALNAEGVDLQDHWSFLSGDEVYQRLWETDTVMYAGDLLQRKLPEKESKILGEMESEILAPIRHKEKCYGMISLGRLINDEEYIVDDLEFVKIVGEIAGSVFERVSELEEKTEETSHLKEVIEINESVLKTARDFASVRKLDEAYDLLSENLKKKLGVKQFSFLILDSEKQSDYVVFGSNFILPERAKDFKLSKDSDIVGMISNISGVYRLENFRDDSELKSIFTNDELAIMSEFTILPLINLNWLVGMVVVHSTSKPWTDVSRDIAVAIMETSAPVFANLLILSEKEALYRNPFNPLESRILSEIEKAESLKISFTVVMFKIQNIARITQLFGAGKFARYADLLRKTILEQISEYDFFTRVGQGKFAVVLHGKDREEAEVVMKKIKASIGKKEEFFSPTFKPTYRVLSLTYPVDTKDKNQFMEMIEEA
- the carA gene encoding glutamine-hydrolyzing carbamoyl-phosphate synthase small subunit, with the translated sequence MKAFLVLQNGEIFEGESFGAEVDSLGEIVFNTAMAGYQEILTDPSYKGQMINLTYPMVGNYGISPEDMESDKIHASGLIVKEYVPRPSNYKSKETLSDFLKRFSVPGIQGIDTRRLTRMIRNSGAMSAGIFIKEKYSPEFLEKVKSAPSMVGADLAKVVSTKTSYQFGNHSADKFNLAVYDFGVKWNILRLLDGNGFNITVFPAETPASKILDQNFDAYFLSNGPGDPEPLSYAIQSAKQIIDAKKPLFGICLGHQIIGLALGKKTGKLKFGHRGGNHPVRNEETKRVEITSQNHGFHVLGESTTDMPVTRLNLFDNTVAGLKKNGLPLMAVQYHPEACPGPHDSQYHFKEFYEMVKSHRANH
- a CDS encoding SLBB domain-containing protein, with the protein product MFLKITKYLVAGLIVSCFAFYLKEHPEIRNHIYTPEMIEVSIKGPVKHPGVYNLESGSTGRDLIEKAGGLLPGASVKIEENGLNQLLVDGQALDLGKR
- a CDS encoding porin OmpL1; this translates as MLKSLRIGIMGILFVAAATSLSAQTGPRSYVTFGLGGQFDLAGLGGTILKDGLDSSRPVRDSQGNVTGGTQQAIYAENTLTGLNRSTNGFVGAKTNGAMIGINFNVGYEKEGLFGFNSLFYRVNVNYTTKASGGYTESTVAGYKWLQQEWSYTAYTIPAYIGVKLYNAANDTAVYVGAGVNYYKGQWGVAGTVDGDTLRNLFPGLAGPGGSFLSDAPTPGIFKENIKFGSSGFGLNWIVGAQTKVAAKGHVFFELETILSGGMGTGGTQSVGGASAIAPIAAYPVIVGGQTYRVGYKLEL
- a CDS encoding MBOAT family O-acyltransferase; translation: MSGLLFASIVFNFFWGLKISNQTEAQSRSRTTTIGIVINLSLLGFFKYMMFTLGILEDILKNIDTSFSIWKPEILLPVGISFYTFHNISYLIEVKNQKIQATKNFVSFAVYDVFFPLLLAGPIERPNSLIPQLESNRRISSELVYNGIALFLWGVFCKAAIADPLAKFVDESLSRTDSWGSGYIWIVAPAFAFQVYADFSGYSNCARGLANILGFQLMNNFHRPFFSSNPSEFWKRWHISLSTWLRDYVYIPLGGNQKGFVLQNVNIMIVWLLGGLWHGATYGYLIWGLYLGFCIVLYNLIKVSGFLSYIGSSYFIQTMGIFFTFFSFSFGLLLFRVESAEQLVSLFSNLLSLPDIHSNWLQVSLYCLPLLLFDLWQGSKQTKEVDFFLNERPYVFLSMASILFLVFCLVAPFEKQEFFYFQF